The stretch of DNA CCTCCGGCAGGATCGACGCCGACATCGCGATGGCGAACGCCGGGACGACCTGCCGGAAGGCGCGGCGATGATCTCCACCGAACACGATCGTCAGGTCGGGCGCGAACTCGGCGACCTGCGTGCGTACGCGGGCGAGTTCGGCACGGAACTCGGCGCCGAACCTGCGCTCGACGTCGCGAGCCATGCCCGGACTGTGACTGGCGCAGACGACCAAGCGTTCACGTGCTGTCATAGTTCTCCTCTCCGAATGCGCAAAGATGCGCTCCCGCTTCGGAATGTCTGTGACGATGATGTTAGATTATATTCCGGGCTGCGTCGAGAGAATTGGCCCGATCCGCGTATCTCCTCGGCGTTCGGCGCTGGGTCGTAGGTCACCGGTCGTGAGTGATGTCGAGCATGCGCTTGACACGGGGGCGCGTCCGACACAGAGTGTACGTAAGTGTCAGAATTGAAAGGCCCTCTCCATGTCGTTCGTGATTCTGCAGCCGTGCTGCAATGAGGCTTCGTGTGTTGACGTCTGCCCGGTGGACTGCATTCACCCGACGCCCGACGAGCCAGAGTTCATGCGGACCGAGATGCTGCACATCGACCCGCAGTCGTGCATCGATTGCGGTGCATGCGTCGAAGCGTGCCCGGTGGACGCGATCAAGTCCGAGGACGATCTGGATGAGCAGGAGGAGCCGTACCTCGACCTCAACAAGGACTACTTCGACCAGCATCCGATGGAGTCGAGCGGCCTCGATGCGCCCAAGCCGCTCTGGCGCAAGGCGGACTACTCCGGCATGCGTGTCGCGATCGTCGGCTCCGGCCCGGCCGCCTACTATGCGGCCTCGGAGCTGATCGGTCTCAAGGGCGTGCAGGTGAACATGTTCGAGCGACTGCTGACGCCGTACGGACTGGTCCGATTCGGCGTCGCGCCGGACCACCCCAGCACCAAGGGCGTCACGGACGTCTTCCGCACCGTGGAGAGGCGTCGGAACTTCGAGCTCCATCTGGGCGTGGAGGTCGGCGTCGACATCACGCACGACGAGCTCGCCGCCAGCCACCACGCGGTGATCTACGCCGTGGGTGCATCGTCGGCACGTCGCCTCGGCGTCCCGGGCGAGGACCTCCCGGGCAGTCATGCGGCCACCGAGTTCGTCGGGTGGTACAACGGCCATCCGGACCACGCCGCCCGCGAGTTCGACTTGAGCGGTCGACGTGCGGTGGTCGTCGGCAACGGCAACGTCGCCCTGGATGTGGCGCGGATCCTGCTGGCGGATCCGGACGAACTCGACCGCACCGACATCGCCGACCACGCCCTGGACGCGCTGCGGACGAGCGATATCGAGGAGGTCGTCGTCCTCGGCAGGCGCGGCGTGGCTCAGGCCGGCTACACCAACCCGGAGATGATGGCGCTGCGTCACCTCCCCGGTGTCGATTTCCTCATCGATCTCGACGAGGTGGCGATCGATCCCGTCACCGCGGAACTGCTCGATTCGCCGACCGTCGACTCGTCGCTCACGACGAAGGTACGCGTGGCCCGCGACGTCGCGGACCAGGCGCCGAACGGTGCGCGCAAGCGACTCGTCCTGCGGTACCTGACGTCGCCGACCGAGATCGTCGGAACCGACCGCGTCGAGGCCGTGAAGGTCGTTCGGAACCGGCTCGAGCCAGGCCCGGACGGTTCGGTGATCGCGACGCCGACCGACGAGACCGAGACGATCGACGCGTCCCTGGTACTGCGCGCCGTCGGATATCGGGGCGTCGAGGTCCCGGGCGTGCCCTTCGACGAGAGCCGGGGCACGGTCCCCAACATCGGCGGACGGGTGACCGAGGCGGGCGGCACCGAACCGATCGCCGGACTGTACACGACGGGGTGGGCCAAGCGTGGACCCTCGGGTGTGATCGGCACCAACAAGAAGTGCGCCATCGACACCGTCGACTGCCTCCTGCAGGACTACTCCGGCGGCGGCCTCGGCGAGCCGGCCATGAGAGAGGACGAGTTCGCTGCACTGCTCGACGAGAAGGCCCCGGACCACGTCGACGGCACCGGGTGGTCGGCGATCGACGCGGCCGAGAAGGCCGCGGGCAAGGCGCGTAAGCGTCCTCGGGTGAAATTCGTCTCGCTGGAGGACATGCGCGTCGTAGTCCGCGGCGACTGACACCTCCGAATCCCGGCCACTGTTCGCCCACCTCCCCCGATCCTCACGAAGGAGACATAGTGAGGGAACCCACGAGATCCAGCAGAACGTGATCGCCAAGCAGCTCGTCAAACGGGGCGGGCTCGCGATCTGACATCCGTTCTCGACAACTCCTGGAGGAAACCCGTGCTTCCGCTCTCCGGCATTACCGTGCTCTCCCTCGAGCACGCTGTCGCGGCCCCGTTCGCCACCCGCCAGCTCGCCGATCTCGGCGCCCGGGTGATCAAGGTGGAACGGACCGGGGCGGGCGACTTCGCTCGCGCATACGACGAATCGGTGAACGGACTGGCGAGCTACTTCGTCTGGCTCAACCGATCGAAGGAGTCCGTGTCGATCGACGTCAAGTCCGACGCCGGTCACGACCTCCTGCAGCGGCTCGCCGACCGCGCCGACGTCGTCGTGCAGAACCTTGGCCCCGGCGCGGCCGAACGTCTCGGTCTCGGTGCCGACGACCTGCGGTCCCGTGATCCCCGGAAGATCGTCCTGTC from Gordonia humi encodes:
- a CDS encoding FAD-dependent oxidoreductase, coding for MSFVILQPCCNEASCVDVCPVDCIHPTPDEPEFMRTEMLHIDPQSCIDCGACVEACPVDAIKSEDDLDEQEEPYLDLNKDYFDQHPMESSGLDAPKPLWRKADYSGMRVAIVGSGPAAYYAASELIGLKGVQVNMFERLLTPYGLVRFGVAPDHPSTKGVTDVFRTVERRRNFELHLGVEVGVDITHDELAASHHAVIYAVGASSARRLGVPGEDLPGSHAATEFVGWYNGHPDHAAREFDLSGRRAVVVGNGNVALDVARILLADPDELDRTDIADHALDALRTSDIEEVVVLGRRGVAQAGYTNPEMMALRHLPGVDFLIDLDEVAIDPVTAELLDSPTVDSSLTTKVRVARDVADQAPNGARKRLVLRYLTSPTEIVGTDRVEAVKVVRNRLEPGPDGSVIATPTDETETIDASLVLRAVGYRGVEVPGVPFDESRGTVPNIGGRVTEAGGTEPIAGLYTTGWAKRGPSGVIGTNKKCAIDTVDCLLQDYSGGGLGEPAMREDEFAALLDEKAPDHVDGTGWSAIDAAEKAAGKARKRPRVKFVSLEDMRVVVRGD